The genomic stretch GGTGTTACTGAAGAGTTACTCTATGAGTGTAGGTGCCTATGGTTTTACTGCCCAATATGTACCTCTCATTGATATTGCCTGTTGTTTTATTCACTGTACAGGCCTCTGCTAAATACAGGCTCTTATTAGAAACACTGCCAGTGTCTGATAATGCAAACTGCCACGTTTGTTATTAtacataaattataataaattgtGCACTTTTGGACAATGCATCTGAAGAAGAACATGAATAAGCCTATAAACATttgaagcaaaaaaacaaaagatgaaaaaaagaagaagataccATTGTTCTTTTGAAAATTGTGTAACCCTGAATGCGGTATTTTATCACGTATCAATTCAACACTAAAATTTGGATTACCATCGAGTCTGCAAGTTGTAACTCAGAACTGACTTGTGAGtcacattttcacaacttaCTGGAAAGATCTGTGTAATAAAACAGACATGGCGGTTGTTTTTCTCAAAATCTGGGAACAAACTCCCATTTCTCAGCAAAGAATGTGGTTCATTTATGAAAACAGCAAACacggtttatttttttattattaaataaaaactaagaaaaacatttactgaagtCGTGGAGTTATGGAAGCCTTGTTTGCCATGGTGTAGTCAGATCTTAACATTTCTAGCACTTAGGATTTTCAAAGCGATATATGTTTCCCTAATAAAAACATCTTGGGCTCGTTTGGCTGCTGTTTTTACAGAAACAGATCACAGTTACAGCTTGTTAAATCAGATTTCTGCAATACATGTCATTGGGTGTTCTTTGGTCAGTTTACATTGCAGAGCTTGGTAGTGGTACAGATGGCTGCTCTGCAATGAGGCTACTAGTAGCTTTAAAAGTGATTGCACTGCTGGTAATAGACACTGTATTCTATGCAATGAGAACCAGCTGGGCCTTTCCTCTGCTGAACATCTTTGGTTCATCTTGAATCACTTTCTAACAGGCACACacacccctacacacacacacacccctacacacacacacatatatatatatacaagtGCATTCATGAAAAGCCAGATGTACGTACGCTGATGCATACAATAATCAGGTGAtgatatgtactgtacatgagttaaaaacatacacacacgcacacaagcagacacatgaatacacatgcacacagaccaTGGCTTTAGATCCTCTTGCCAAGATCACTTGGGGTGAGTCTCACAAGTGTTTGTGGGGGCTGAAGTCAAAGGTAACCGGCACATGGACAGAAAAATTCCACTCATCACAGCCTCCTACAAATCATCTCTTCCATAACTTCCCTCACACGTCCACAACCCTCTCTGTCAGATCAAAGCCTTTAGTGAATCATAACGCATCCATACATTTGCCCCCTTTCCTCTGTTTCACTGCGGAGCTttatcctccttttctttttctcctaacctgttttttctctttcaacacctctctgtctcacttctTCAGTCGTTTCTGTTTATGAGACCGGTGCGAAGGCAGAAGGCCATGAACGCAACAAGGACGTGTTTTTGCTGATGTGACAGCAAAGAGGATCTGGGCTTATTAAGGCCAAGCCCTCCACCCATATGGAGCTGGTTTTAAAGGTGTCAGACAAGACAGAGGTACGTCATCCTGGTCTGCTGAATTTATGGCCCAAGCTCATCTTTGATCTGAGAGGCAggtcatccctctctctctctctctctctctctctctctctcctctttgtctcGCTCTCTCAGGGtccttctgtctttcactctcagttcatttttccatctttctctctccctctctctctctctctctctctctctctctctctctctctctctctctctctctctctctctctctctctctctctctccctctctaatcttcccttcatctctctctggGGATCAAAAATTCCTCTCAACTATACATGAATACAAATATGAATCACTAACCAACATCCACAGGACAGATGGGCCAAGAACTAACTGTTGTGGGTATTACTGTCTCTATTTTTACATCAAAGAGTTTTCAGTGGCCTAGCTGTTCAATTTTAtagatataaacattttaatatgtaattATTCAATGGGAtctaaaagtataaaaaatatagattttactCCGCAAAccgaattaaataaaaatatgtatgatCAGGTAGGTTATGAAGTAGCTATATATTACTGTGAGATCAATTTTTAACTATTAAtctttttcacacacatttttccattttcctcaCTTTATTTTCACACTATGTTTTACAGCTGAATATGACCGGGAATGGATTTCAGGCTGGGGCGAGCTGTCAATCTCTTCGTTCGTCGCTTGCCTTTTTGAATAAGAGTTTGCTTATCATTGCCCAGAGCATATACAGTGGATGGAAAAGTGCTGGCCAGGGGCCCCCTCTCActcattttcttcttgttcaGTGTGTATGTGGAGCCTATACCTCCTCGCAGACGCTGTGCAGGATCAGCCTCTCACTCTGCGAGTCAGAACCTTCTCCCCTGGGCATGGAGGCCTCCTGCAGCTGAGGCAGGGAGCAGGAGGTCATAGGGCATAATCaggggaagtgtgtgtgattgtgtgcgCTCCTACCTTTGCATGCTCCTTCTTTCATGCAACACACTTGCACATATTTTAGCATTGCTTTCATATTTGCATGTGTgagacattacatttttatagagGTTGTTCGAACTAGACCGGCAAAAAAGGTAACCACAATTCGACCTGTGCTGAGGCATACCAGGGTCTGAATTAAGAGTTCTGGCACAGAGTAAGAGAAGTGTGACAGTCACCATTACCAGGGGAAGCCAAAACACAAAGCAGGCCAGGTTTCTTATAGGCCAACAGGCAAAGGGAGCTTTCAAGTGAAAACCAGGATGTGTCCCAATACCAAGCAAGCACTCATGGGTTTAAACAATGTTGTGTAACATTCAGGAGGTACTTGGTTCCACCCCATTTACAGTGACCAGCCTCCCCGGACGTGTTGAACACACATAACATGGGCAAATACAGTTGAGATACTGTAGTTTGATTATTTTCAAATACTGTTGTTGAACTAATGTGAACGCTGCAGTGTAAATTAGCAAAATTGCTTCCTAATAAGATGCAATTATTCAGTACAATTTGATTAATGATAGTCTTGAACATTAACAGTTGTTTCATAATAATTTCAGGAACATGGACAGTATGTTTTTATgggggataaaaaaaagaaactgaccCCTCATTTATGTGTCTACATTTATGTGTCTAAAGTGCATTATGTCTGTATTGttataaaagtgtttaatttttaaaaaataagacaaaataaagcAGATCACACCTCCAGTGTCAAGCAAGTTATATGTGATTCAGACACATCTACCATACTAGAGAAATGATCTCATCTCActgctatttttttctttctttttaaagaaaaaatactaGTTGAATATTTGTGGAAGTGTAGTCCAGCCACTTCACAGCATGACAACGATAATGTTAAGAGCTTGGCCATattcaaaaacaacacagaacaatACGGAGCCATAAAAATCTCAGGAGGTCAGTCAGCTGATTTAGACAAACTCTGCATTTTGGCAGTGGAGGAAATTCTGCTCTATAATGTGAGCCACCTGTGCGCTGCTCTGTGTAGggaaaacatgacatgacagaTGAAGAGGTGGACCGCTGACAAAACGCATGGAGACCATCCACTAGAGGTATCCGCAGAAACTGGAGAGCTCCTCGGTTAGTTTAAGCCTCCTTCCTGTTTGACTTCCACATTATAGGAGCTGTGAGAGCGTACAGACCTGATTCGATTAAAGATCAAGAAGATAGATTTTCTCCAGCCTGACGAATTTGTGCGTAAATCGCCCTCCACAgagaacatgcacacacttcgGTAGGTATTTACTGTACATGGATAGTTTGTATAGATATGAAGGGTTTTGCAGAGAAGGACTGGACTATGGTTTCAGTGTTAACAGTTTTTGTAAACCTGGGTGCTCATGTATAAGAGAATCATGGTATTGAATATGGTATTCCTCAAGGAAGCATTCTCGGCCcaattttgttttcatcatatACGCTCCAACTTATTAACAATCAACATTTTCTTATGCTGATGATGCACAATCGTTTATCTCTATCTCGCCAAATGACCCCAATGCACTGCATGCTATCATTGACTGTCTCGCTGACATTAATGTATGGATGGgtaaaaactttttaaaaatgaataaggagaagaaaaaaaatgagattCCTATAATAGGACCCGAagcagcaagagaaaaaaatgcagtcagTGCTTGATGTTAatatcaaacattaaaacacacatcacaaactTGGAAGTGATTTTAGTtaaattagtttagtttagttaattCTATTTTAACAAGGTCATAAAAgcatcttttttccattttaagaTTATTGCCAAAGTCAGACCTTGTTTTTTAACAAGATGATGAAATGTTTATTCAGGCTTTTATTACTACCTATTTAGACAATTGCCATcgaccttctttttttttactagatTACCTAAAAAGTCTAATCTATGGCTATTTCAGAAAGAATCTTAActaaagtaaagaaagaggaTCCCATCACCACACTTCTAAAGACCCTGCACTGACAACCTGTAtcttttagaattgattttaacatcattttttacTTTGACTTTTCTCCTCCCTAATTCAGAACTTCTCTTTAATTTTATGTTCCAGACAGATTTCTAAGGTCCTCCACTGctcttcttttaaatgttccttATGTGTCCCATAAAAGCACCGGTGAGGCTGCCTTCTGTTTTTATGCCCTTGACTGTGGAAACACACTGTCTCTTATATGAGAATGAAAagctctctctgtatttttaaaaggaaattaaagaCCTATATTTTCAATCTGGCTTTCAGTTTACAGTAATGTTACTGTATAATCTTAGTCTTTAAGCTTTAATCAttggttttatattattcttatccttgctgtttattttatttcacttaattttattgattttatttaattgattttaaactgttgattttttcattgttgtagTCTTTTTAATCTTGTAAAATTGTATTGattgttgtcttgtttttgttagtCACCAGgttcattttgatgttttacttTAATGCAAAGCCTGTCGTTGTAGATAATATCTATGAGGCAATTCTACTAAATGTGAGTTCCTAATTTAAACTACATATTAAGTTTTATCACTCATAattcaaaatacataaaactatTCTAAGAAATgtgtaacaaaaacataatttggactattttataataatttcacACATAATTTGATTAATTAGTGGTCAACTTcttattttagcttaatttgctataatacaaagaaatgtatttgatgCCACTATAGGATAAAAACAAAGGAACAGTAAATAGGTGACTTGTTTCAGTCTTATCACAGACACATGAAACCATGACTGGTCCCTCCTGCTTATTAGCGGACCAAGACGCACACAAGCTCCCCCCTCCGCTCTCCAAACCCCTCCCCTCTCCACCTCGAAACTATTTAGCATCTGAAACCGGGATAAAGTTTCCAAAAAAGTTTTAGGAAAAAACTTCCTGTGAGAGGAGAAGCATGCCAGCCTCCAGTTTTGAACCAGCCTCTTCTTAAGCAAAGGCACCGTTTGACGCGCAGAGAGTGAGCCACCCTGACATTATTCTCCCATCTCTTACggatatttatacattttttttgtaaccACGGCTTTAAAGGTGGTAAACGTTTTTTCCTCTATATCCCTGCATTTCTTCAAGACAGAAATGGAAGAGGGCTCCAGTTCCCCGGTCTCCCCTGTGGATAGTCTGGTGACCAGCGAGGAGGAGCTGGACAGACAGCAAAAACGCTTcgggaggaagaagaaacagaGCAAAAAGTCCGGCGAGGACAGCAGTGGCAGCAGCCCGGGGCCGGTGAAACGGGGCAAAAAACAAAGTCCGAGCAGCACTCAGTCATACGAGGAGCTTCAGAACCAGCGGGTCCTGGCCAATGTCCGGGAGAGGCAACGGACTCAGTCTCTGAACGAGGCCTTTACGTCTTTGCGCAAAATTATCCCCACTCTGCCATCGGACAAACTCAGCAAGATACAGACGCTGAAGCTGGCCTCCAGATACATTGACTTTCTCTGTCAGGTGCTGCAGAGCGACGAGATGGACAACAAGATGTCCAGCTGCAGCTACGTTGCGCACGAAAGACTCAGTTACGCGTTCTCCGtgtggaggatggagggagctTGGTCTATGTCAGCATCTCACTAGCACCCAGAGACCTTCACTTACAATGCCAAAGCGGTGGGTACCAGAAAGGAAGAAAACTCAGTATTATGTGTATTCCTGACAGGTGCACAGAAATTTAGattttatattgaatggtgGTGAAAAAACAAGCAGCTTCCATAACTGATAATACATAATTAGACGGCAATATGATGCTATAAACTGACTAAATTATATGAGGTGGATTCATACCTTGTAATCTATATTCTGTGAATTTTCCTCTCcaattttccctctttttttagtATTAATTTTCTACAAAATGTGACAGCATGTGTGGCTCTGATTTGCCCATGTGCCTTGGATTTAGAGGATTTGAATTTATAGCCTGCTGCCATATTTTGATGCAGACATCATGCTGCATATTCCAAGCAGTCAAATTTtaacaaaagcaaaactgaTATTGGGGTGATTACCAAAAAGTCTACGTGCATCAGCTGTGCACCCACAACCCCTAATTGGATTCAAATCGAGCTGTGCGCGCGTCTCATGTTTATGACAGATTTCACAGCGAGGCCTCAGCATCTTCTCCACCTGGATGCTGATGTGACAAATGATCCACAGGTTCACTTATAGATATATTTAACGATTCTGCAAATATCCAGTCAAATCTAAATCAGAAGTTCAGATCAGGAGGTGGAAAAGGGAACAGTGTATTTATTTGGAGAACATTTGGCGGAGTGAAGTAGGCGGATTAATACAAATAATGGTCTTGGAACAATTTCACATgccagaacaaatgaaaaatatgccTCGCTGACTAAAAAAGACAACAAGCAGGCTCTATTTTTGACTAGAAACGCGTTAAATCAGCCAGCTGTGACTTTTACAGTTAATCCTTAtccactgcatttttttttttttttcataaacgaggaggagaagggagggggggcaaGAAGTGCTGCCTGGGCCGCACCAAAACGCAGCTGTAGTGCCACCACGGGTAATTTATATCCACAACAGAGTGCTTTCCTGTGTGGAGACCGCAGGAATGGGCAGCTCGGCTGGACATGAAAGTTCAAGCTAGTgcaagacaataaaaacagaggCCCGTATTAACAAGCAGTCAGGATTTGGTCACGTTATTTTGCAGATTTGCAGCCTGCTTCGCTTGTGTCTATAGAGCTGCATGATACactataaccccccccccccctccaaaaaaagaaaaaaaggcaaacagcTGAGTGCTTTTCACCTTTTCACTGACATGATTTAAAGGAACAAGAAGCACTGACTTTCAGGGGTCAAGTAAAGGTTCAGGTGGTGATATGAGCTGTTTATTTTTGGCTATAGTTCTCATTAGATGTTAGATTAAAGTCTCCCACTGCAAGAACAGAAagtagatgccactaaataAACTTTCCCCCTTAAAAAAGGGATTTGTTTAGCTCTCCTGACAGTCATAACTGCTCATCAGCGAGGCTTTGTTGTCTTATAAACAGATCTTGGTGCCGTGGGCTGGAGAAATAAGCTTCATTATAGTGATTTGTGTAAGCAGAGTAAATTTGAAGGTGGcttatttcccccccccccccactctccCTCCAAAAGCCATGCAAGGATCTCTTTAAGCTGTCACTTTAATTCTCAGTTAAATTGACCTGCGTGGAATGTAAAAGACAacaataaaggattatctttaAGGATGATCATGGCCTTTAACCCTTCTTCTTACTTAAAataagtgacacacacacagagatgaatGTGCTCtaagaaaacacattattagGCTTAGTTTTTCTAGTGAATAAAATGCGTAAAGTCTAAAAAGGGGTTATTATTcataaaatgattcaaaacaaATCGTGACCTATAAGTGAACTTGGGGATTATTTACTCTGgaattatttttgcttttgagGAATtacatgttattgtttttagttCTGTCTACTAATCGAAATAAAAACGCATGAATTTACTCAGGTGTTTCAAACTAAGGCGTGTCTGTTGCCATATGGTTTTACTCATCTCAGCGGCTTataattgattcattaattACTTCCCGAGTGCTAATCGAGCAGTGaatgcttaaaaaaacacacagtgtcatccacccccccaaaaaaagaagccaaaatCAATAGGCCTTATACATACATGAATCCGATGTTTGTGCATTTATATGCTGATGATCACAATATAAATAATTGTACTTATATTTatctctgttctttctttacAGACTGTTTACTTTTACAAAGTATGAAAACTAAAAATGGATTATTGAAGAACCCATCGACCTCAAAGGCATGGCGGAGAGACGTAATGTGACCCACAACTACAAACTCTcggggagtgtgtgtgcatgtgtgtatgtgtgtgtaagtgcatgtgtgcgtgtgtgtgtgtagattcaTCACACTGCTTCTGACTGTATAGAGCTGTTTGTGGCAGTGAGGAGGGGAATAAAAGACGCAGCCCTGATGTTATAACTCGGATTTACGGCCTCTAAGCCATCCTTTAACCATTTAAGAAGgagatatattttgtttttgtttttttttcctcaaagacTTTAAAccaaagtataaataaatatatatatataaatgaatgcatATTGTACATACCTGTGTAATTGCGCCTGTAGCCTGAAAAGGGACCAATGCAATTTAGCGTCATTCGCTGCATGGATTTATTTCATCGACTTTCTTTAGCAAGTCTCCAAACTCCGTccaatgtacattttttttggcttatttattaaaacacatatttttgaaCGAACTGTagttcctctttttctttatatatttgttttagcAGCTGCAACTGTGGTTCAGCTcaataaaaggtaataaaagcaGTTTCGAGTTTCgagtgatgaaaatgaaaagtaaaagtaatgttTAGGCTTCATTCATAGCAGCTagagattatttaaaaaaacaacaacatcatatttctcatatttattttatttttgtacagcTGGGTGTGAGAATTTGGCCTCCTTTTCTCTGCCCTCTTCTTGTTATGGAAAGAAAACGCCGACTTAAAGAAAAAACGACCATAAAAAAATCCAGCTTCATTAACAGAGGAAATTCGAGCCAGTTTCAAACTCAGCCATATAAAATGCTTGTCCGCTTAAATAAGGAGTAATCATTTCAAATGGCGATGCCTTTTGGGCTCTTTAACGAGCAGGGAGCCCCAACAACCGCAGATAAGGACAATAACTCTCAgcctgcagcttttttttcttcttcttttttttaaacggaCCCCAACCAAACGACTGAAGAAATTCCTTTGAATCTTTCCCGCTCCCtcttaaaacattaaattgtttACATCTCGTTTTCCCAGACGTGGTTAGATGCAATCTAAACACTGAAAGGACCTCATTGTTAACGCGAGGCTACCAGTGTGAATGGTGGGCTGTTTCAGCTAAATTGTGCACTGTGGGTCTGCTGCTGAAATCTTTACTTTCATGTTATAATTTTAAAAGCTCAAgctcaaaatttaaaaatcattaagcTTTCAAGCTAGTAAACATCACACTCTTTAGTAGAAAACTGCACTCCAAAGTATAATATACTCAGGAGATGACAAATGCCACAAAGCAGGATGATGCTGCAGTAAAATCACAGTTATTTTCCACCATCAAACCTTAAACATCTGCAGGAATATTACAGTATTTTGCAAGTCTTGACTGTGTCTGCTTTTCTCAAGGGCAGTGTATGTGGTCTGCAGGGGAAACACCTGTGACCACTGTGGCTTTATCCTCCTGCTGGTTTGTGAAGATGCTGATGCCCCAGACTCACATTATGCACACGCACTTTATCTTACATAAACAGCATGAAGCAGGACTGAATATTCAGgcattaaaggataggtttgcATTTTTCCCCCGAGTATtacttaaaacaatagtcaggtgcagAGAATGAAACAGATTTTGCTTTGCTGTagtcattcctcttgttcatactgtgCCAT from Scomber scombrus chromosome 13, fScoSco1.1, whole genome shotgun sequence encodes the following:
- the twist2 gene encoding twist-related protein 2 — encoded protein: MEEGSSSPVSPVDSLVTSEEELDRQQKRFGRKKKQSKKSGEDSSGSSPGPVKRGKKQSPSSTQSYEELQNQRVLANVRERQRTQSLNEAFTSLRKIIPTLPSDKLSKIQTLKLASRYIDFLCQVLQSDEMDNKMSSCSYVAHERLSYAFSVWRMEGAWSMSASH